TAGTTCGACTATATAGTTGATAATATTGTATAAATTGTATTAGTTTTTACAAAGTAGTTATAAATGAAatattatatttgtatcttgcaaTAATTAATAGTAGTTATTATAATAAcgttataataaaaattattttcaaaattaaaatataattaggcatgcctttcaatttttttttttaatttaggtatttaatttttttgaaccAACTAATCCTAGATTTGTCCGACTCTACCTTATACAGAGGtcgattttcaaaaattgacgGTTTGAGATTTATCCCATCATACGTCtatgtacctgcatgtacctccctccatatccgtggagcTGACACTAGGAAGATCGTTAATGTAGAGGATCTATATTTTATCGACTATcgagataaatttaaaaatacgaATAACGCATCTCTTCGACATTAACATTCTAGGGTTATCTTTCTATCGAAAGAACTCGTAGTTAGGAATTCACCTCTGAttaattatgaaaatattttacCGTTGCATGGTAGCTAAGCATgtctttcacttttttttttattatccaaGTATTTTCACTTTTGTTTATGATTTAAGTATTTAATTCTACGAATCAATTAATTTTGATGGAAACTGACTTATATGAAAATTTTTCACACATAAATATGGAAAGCGTCAAATGGCCTGACAAATCTCTTGTTGATATTATCTTGCCACTTTGAATTTTGCTTAGACCTAGCCATGAGTCAGGTCTAAACCAAACCTGGTTCGAATTGGGTTAACGGACCCAATTCAATAGGCCCACCAATAATTGACCTATCTCTAAACAGTTACGAATTTGATCCTCGATTAACCAATAAATCATTGGTCTAATGACCGATTTGGATAAATGGTTCAACCGATGATTAACTATGGActcattaaaattttttatttctttttatttagatttttttaattctaattttttatttaacatatttataatattttaataatattaatcgTATGATTCAATATTAATTAACTTATTCTATccttatatttaaattaatttttatctttcttttaaaattaattttacagcCCTGAATTATTTGATGCGAACTATTCTACTTTAAACTTATCCTATTTTATTCATTTAATATTGGATTTATGAAAATCATCAAATAGTTTAtattataaaaactataaaatggATAATAACTCGTTGGAAAaacaaatataatttatttaacaataaaattatatatatctaataaaaattattattgagcaaataaaaataaaataaaaaatataatttatgtgatatatatatattcaggtTCGACTCGGACTGTAACTTGATAAATGGACCTATTTCGtccgttattttttttttattataaattataatttttaaatatatattttttaaaaaataataatcttgGTTTTGCGAAGCGTCAAGACGATTTCGAATCGCCGGGCCCGAGTCGacgtcttttaaaaaataataatatattatacttttaaaaaaaaattataatcttggttaaaaacttaaaattaagggGGTTTCTGGATTTTTAGCCATTTAACGATGGATTAAAAGTTGGCGCAGTTCTGATTTTGTTTATTTCTTAAACCTCGCGGTGATCTAATCTGGACAAACTGACAAGCACAGCACCACTCAAAACCCGTCCGTATACCTGAATAACAACTCTCCGAAACGTGGGCCCCGTAGACATTCCTCTGGTGTATATAATGCGGGTAATACAGATTCCGCAGTGCCGAATGAAACCAAATATGGCATAAAAATAACCCACCTCTCACACGATGTCAAGCTTCGCCATTAGCAGCAGGCtttagaagaaaagaagaagaagaagcagcagctGCCAGATCCACAGCTCGCTCCAGTTCCCTTCTCTTCGATCCTCCAATGGAGCGCCTGGATCCGCCcgtttctcctcctcttctcggtTTGGTCGTTTTCTGTGGACTTTTTCTCGGCGCCTTCGTGGACGCCTCGGTGCACAGCTACGTCGGCGCGGCGTTTGCCCCCAAAGGCAACGCCTTTGTCCTACACGGCGGTAGCGAGGGGCTCTACGCCTCTTCCCCCGATGGCAACGCCACCTCCGGCAGCGGGGAGTCTTTCATCCGGTACTTCTACTTGTTCTTGTCTGTTCGATAGATCTGAGGCTCTCTTGATTTGGTTCGAGGGTTTTAAGGCGTTGTGGGGACGGGATCTACTGAGAGGCAGGATATTGGGGGATTTCGAGCTGAAATGTGGGTAGGCGTTTCTGCAACTAATGTTAGCTTATAACATTGATTAGCTGGTCTGTGGGTCTGACTCTAGGATCTCTCTATGACTGGAGGTATTAGTATGAATGTGATTCCCTTATGAGCAGATCGCGAACATTTTTTAGGAAAACTCTTTAATCGATTCCAGATTGTTGTAATTTGAAGAAGGAAATCAGTTAGGAAAGTGAATTACTGCATATAATGTTTGTCATAAAGAGATGTCAATTCATGGTGTGGATATTATATAGATTCACTACACTAACAATTAATGGCTCAATACTGTTAATACTCCTCAAgatggagcataggtctcatctgTCCAATTTGTTACATAAATTGGAGAAAGATCTAAAATTGACATGAGGCAAATCCTTGGTGAAATGTCTTCAGTAGACTTGTCCTTCTATAGCATTGACATCACCCAGAGGTGGATGGAGGAGGTTTGAGGGTCTAAGGGTGGCTGAGTGGATGTGGTGTGGCCCAAAGAGATTATCTATTGAATGGGCTTCCCCCTGTTTTTGATGTTGATAACATATAATGAACAAATAAAAGGAAAGAAGGAAAACACTCAATGAGGGACTGAATGTTGTTATACTAGGAGAAAAGGGTATGTTGACGTTATACAATGAGGGGTCAGCTCCATGGCAGACAGCATCAACCTGGAGATCACTTGGAATTGGTGATTGGTTGCAATGATTGAATAAGGACCAAAATCTTAACTTGACTATTGGCCAAACATGAGCGCCAAAGTATCTTTTGCTTGAGTAGAAGCATGCAGAGCTGTCTGAAAGAGATGAATAAAATGGACTAAGCGAACTGCGGTGTCATGCTCGCGCAAAAGATGATCTCTCAAAGAAGACTTGCGGATGTTTTCAGGCACAGCTGGGTGGCTGTAATGCTAGAGAGGGAGGAAAACAGATGGATGTGGGAAGGCTGTCACTGAAATCAACAGCTACCCGCTTAGGACATTACAGCAGAAACCTAACCTTAGATAGCGGTGCTGGTACCATATTAATACGAAAGGGATTATTGtatataatgttatttttttACAAGGACTCCTATTACATGCTATACGTCAacgtaaacctaaacctaaaacaTCTAATATGGGACTAAACCCACAACACTATCAACTGAACTAATGACTCATTGTACCTTTGACAGAAACAAACGAATCATTTATCCCTAGTTAATTAGCATTACTCTAAAACAAGTTTCAATTGGGTCATATTAATTCAAGGATGAAAAGTATCAAAACATGATAAAGTTTCATATCAGTAGCACACTGTTAGGTTTGAGACTTTTAGTAACATGTATTGGTTGCATAAACCTCACACCTTTTTCATTTTTAGTTCTCTAGAAAAACCTCTTCCTGTTACAAGCCAACTCTGGAAGTCAGGTGTTCTTAATTCTATAACATAAGGCCAAAAAAAgtctgttattttttatttttgtaggtATTTAACAAATATCAGTAATGGTGTGCAATAGAGCTTTGCTGCAACACTTTCAGTAatagttctttttcttttttgtcatCTTTTGCTTCTTAACTttgtttcaatattatttttgaaaggaTGTCAACAgccattttaaatatttttatttatgatcTGGATTGATAATTTAGTTATGAAATCACCTCTCCACTTTCCATGCCCAGTATAAGGCTAATAGATTGAATCTCTTTAGATTTTGCACTAACAGGAACCCCATACATTGAAAAAACTCTGTTTCTTCTACTAAAAGGAACGAGTAGTTTACTTGCTTCTTGAAAATTATCTTTCAACAAGTGTGGAGTATCGTGTGAATATTGTTCCTATTTTTCATGCAAACCCATACTTATAGATTTTGGTCATGTGTTCACTTTGTTCCCTTTTCCAGCTTCGATAAGATTACTTTCAAGCGACCGGAGGAAGCTGCTCAAAGTAGTAAAGAGACTGCTTCTTTTACAGTGCAAGCAATTGTGTTTGAGGTAGAAGATCGAGAAACAATTGGTGGATCAGCCTATGGCGGACAACGAGCTGTTTGCTGCACCCCAGATCTTGCTAAATTAGGTGCTTGCACTCAGGGTACAGTCATTTATAGAACTTCCAATCAAAATCCTAAATGGCCTCAAGTGCTTACTGCAACATTCAGTGGAAAAGACCGTTCTACAACTTTGCCATTGCACACTATTTCCATCACAAGGACTGGGATGTACAACCTGTATTTTATATATTGTGATCCAGCACTTAAAGGATTGGTGATAGAGGGGAAGACTGTGTGGAAAAATCCCACTGGCTATCTTCCTGGAAGGATGGCACCTCTCTTGTATTTTTATGGATTTATGTCTCTTGCATTTGTGATACTTGGATTATTTTGGTTCTCGCAGTATGTGAGGTTTTGGAGGGAGGTTCTTCCACTTCAGAACTGCATAACACTTGTCATCACATTAGGCATGTTTGAAATGGCATGGTGGTACTTTGAATATGCTGAGTTCAATGAAACTGGTCTCCGACCCATGGGAACCACCTTTTGGGCAGTAACCTTTGGTGCAGTAAAGAAAACAGTGTCACGAGTTATTATTCTTGTTGTTTCTATGGGGTATGGAGTTGTCAGACCGACTCTGGGAGGTCTCACTTCTAAGGTGATCATGCTTGGAGCAACATTTTTCCTAGCATCAGAGATACTTGAGTTGGTAGAGAATGCAGGTGCCATAAGTGATATAGCTGGAAAGGCAAGGCTGTTTTTGGTCCTTCCTGTGGCACTACTAGATGCATTCTTCATTTTGTGGATCTTTACTTCTCTTTCCAAAACTCTAGACAAACTCCAGGTACGTGAACACTCTAGTTTCTTCTCGATTCCAGTCTATAAAATCTAGGCTTATGACAATTTACTGTGTTTATGCCATTACACCTTTAGGTTATGGATATGctcaaagttatttaaaaatcttttcgtGGTTCTTGACAGGCGAGGCGGTTGATGGCTAAGCTGGACATCTACAGGAAGTTCACAAATGCTTTGGGTGTTGCTGTTGTTGTATCTGTTTGTTGGATTGGTTATGAGGTAATTACGAATAATTCTGCTTGCATTATCAGTTTCAACAGCAGGGGCAATATAATCTTTATGCTCCTTTCTTAATATTACACTGTTTTATATTTTACTACCCACATTATATGATGATCTTGTTTTCCTGCAGCTTTATTTCAAGTCAACTGACATATACAACGAGAGCTGGCAGAGGGCTTGGATCATTCCTGCCTTTTGGCAAGTTCTTTCCTTATCTCTTCTCTGCGTGATTGCTGTTCTTTGGGCACCCTCTCAAAATTCAATGAGGTAAAACTTTTGGATCTTGAGGATCCTGCAAGTTCATTTTATTCAGATTTCGTATGCCTGCTACTTTTCTGGATGATTCTTTGAATCTGCGGATTAAGCATATGAGCATTCATTTCAAAAATAGTTGGTGGTTTTTTTACCATATTCTTCGAGAAACCGCAATTATATCGtctcttttttttcttaatgGAAAACATTGCTTATTAACTCTATTATATTCGAGAACAATCAAAATGATCGAGTCAATTCTAAAACTGACATGTGACATGGGTAAAAAAAAGTATCCACTAATACCTGTATGTAGCAAGACAACACATGGATAGGAGGTCAATTCTTTCTTGCATTTAAGTAATAACAGAGAGCTAGTATTAATTCGCCCACACCTGATTTCTAAATCCTGGTTCAACTGTCACGGCACAACCTCAACTAATGTAAGAACATGTGGGGTTGGGTGCACAAAAGTCGTGAGACAATATGTTCCGCAAATGTGTTTGGAACTTGGGTGATTGCAACACGTTCTACTGAGCAGAATTTTGAAAATAGCAGTAGGTTGAACAGTGGGGACCAAGAGAGCAAGGTCTTGTAAACTACCAGTGGCATATGATAACTGATATACTGTTAAGATTGGTAGCAACAGATTACAATCATATTCAATATGATAACTTTCAGTTCTTGAACAATCTCCGACACATTGCAACTTGTTTCATAATATGAGCATTTTCTCAGAGTactaaaaattcaaattcatgCCGCTTCTCCTCTTTCAGATTTGCTTACTCAGACGAtggatctgaagattttgatcgAGAGGAGTCACTCTCACTAATAAAGCCTGGACCAATTCCTCCAAAGGAGACTCACAGTTCCACTGATGCCAAAGCAGCTTTGGTGTTCAACACCACCACCAACTCTCACAATGGAGACATTGAGGAAGACAAAAGAGAGTAGCAAAATCATGTCCTGGCTGTTTCATACCATCAGAGAATTCAATAAGCAGTATCAAATTGATATAAGGAGATCTTCCACTTCAACATGATAGGATTTCtagttttttttgttgttgtagaGACTGGCATTTAGGAGCCTCGTTCTTTCGCCTTCTTTACTTTTAGACCACTATTTATCGTGTTGTACCATACCATGCCCGGGTAGTTAATTTTGATTTTACATTTTCTGAGGGGACCAATGAGTGTCATATCCTTGGACAATATTGGTTGGATTGTGCACTTTTAAGATGTAAGTGTTGCATTGTAACGTTGGCTGTGTAAATTTGAGGTTTCTATTGCCTCATTTTGATCTTCGAGCATTTGAGTTGCAGTTTCTTGGCTTGTCACTCTGTAACACCTGAAAAGTGCATCGTCGGTCTTGGCCGCTGGTTGAGGCCGGGATGGTCTTGGCCTCTGGCTGCAAAATCACGGCCAGGCCGTGGCTGACCTCCTAGCCGAGATTTCGCGGCTAAGGCTATGTGATCGTGGCCTTTGGCTACGAAGTTTGCACAAGAGTATTTTAGAAATAATAAATATGCTTTTTGTAAGATGGGTATTGATATTGTTCGAAAGCTATGAAAATTGTGAGTCGGGGATGTGGTTTTACTATTGATCAAATGAAGATTTTGCACTCTTTTATAATATAGGGAGCATTAGTGTCGAGATAGGGAATGAGTCTCTAGTATTGGTCTTTCGATGTTTAAGTCAGTGATCGATTCGGGAGAAGAAAATAGTGGAAGTAAATTGTAATAAAGAGAGTGCGTAAATATAAAACATGTTGGATATTGATCATGTTCGGAATCTAAGTCAGACGGACCGCTGGATGAGGTGGATGGAATATTGACCGAATCATGATGTCTCGGAGGAGGGGGAtgggtgtgctgagatgacttctatgttgaccaagccGTCAGAAGTCCTTTAGTCAACGCTACTTGCAGCCAGCGATCGGGTCGTCCGGTTTCTAGTACCCCGATGcttgaggcagatccaacgagtaTATGAATAATAAACTAAGACGTATAATAATGAAACGAATGTAGAGTGAGTACGGAGAACGTATCTTGGTCCAGGGggcgccctcaggtggatcaGTGAGCTGGTCGAGATGTTGCTCGCGTTGTCCTGACCCGGCATAGTAGATGACTCTGAACAGGCTAGAGAGCAAGATCTGACGACACGAAGCCAGACGTGGTGGCACGAACACGCAGGTCGACAAATGACATCAATACGTAGACCGAGATAAGACATTGACACGTAGGTCGAGATAAGACATCGACGTGCAGGCGGGGTCACAATGGTGGCACAAAGGCCGGAACATAAAAACATCACACAAGTCAGGTTAGAACATAATGACAACGAATGCTTGGGGGCCCGATCGACATCGGAGGCGTACGACAATGCGGATTGAGAGCCGGAGAATAGGATAGACGGATCTGAGGTGCCGGCAGTGGGGCCGACGGCTAAGGAGTGCTTGCCGGGGGTTATGGAACGATGCTAGCGAATGGAGCTATGTTCCCGCATGAGGGATAGGAGGATATCGCAGAGGAGGGAGAGACGCCAGACTGCGTGACTGATTAGCAAAGGGCTAATTGGCAGAGAGGGCTGCGAGATAGATGAGTCTGCTACGGCAACGTTGTGCCGACGATGGCCAATTGCAGGCGGAGGAGAGAAGGTTACCGGCAGGTAGCTGTGGATGCCGGAAGGGAGAAGGGGGAGACAGTGTGTGTGGGAGACAGTGTGTGTGCTATCGGCATGGAGAGGGAGGTGGCTGTTGGCATCGGCGGAAGTGGCGAAGGCAGCCTTGAATAGGGAGACGAGGAGGGAGGATGGCGCAGGAGTGGATGTCGACGGCGGCATGAGCGGCGACGGGTGTGCGAGGATGGCGTCGCTGGTCCTCAGGGTGGCGGCGTGCGAAGCCAAGAAGCAGCAGCCtcgaaggaagaagatggagagagagaaaaggagagagaGGGAGGAGGTGGCTCACCGGCTACGA
This genomic stretch from Zingiber officinale cultivar Zhangliang chromosome 7A, Zo_v1.1, whole genome shotgun sequence harbors:
- the LOC122002906 gene encoding transmembrane protein 87A-like translates to MERLDPPVSPPLLGLVVFCGLFLGAFVDASVHSYVGAAFAPKGNAFVLHGGSEGLYASSPDGNATSGSGESFIRFDKITFKRPEEAAQSSKETASFTVQAIVFEVEDRETIGGSAYGGQRAVCCTPDLAKLGACTQGTVIYRTSNQNPKWPQVLTATFSGKDRSTTLPLHTISITRTGMYNLYFIYCDPALKGLVIEGKTVWKNPTGYLPGRMAPLLYFYGFMSLAFVILGLFWFSQYVRFWREVLPLQNCITLVITLGMFEMAWWYFEYAEFNETGLRPMGTTFWAVTFGAVKKTVSRVIILVVSMGYGVVRPTLGGLTSKVIMLGATFFLASEILELVENAGAISDIAGKARLFLVLPVALLDAFFILWIFTSLSKTLDKLQARRLMAKLDIYRKFTNALGVAVVVSVCWIGYELYFKSTDIYNESWQRAWIIPAFWQVLSLSLLCVIAVLWAPSQNSMRFAYSDDGSEDFDREESLSLIKPGPIPPKETHSSTDAKAALVFNTTTNSHNGDIEEDKRE